Genomic window (Candidatus Polarisedimenticolaceae bacterium):
CACCCTCCCCGGGAGGTGGACGCGCCCCGCGAGGCCGCCGCGGGCGACGCGCGCTTCGAGCGAGGCGCGCTCCGGCCCCTCCCCCAGGATCGTCAGCTCCCATTCCGGGATCGACGCGGCGATCGACGCGAAGGCGTCGACGAGCAGGTCGAACCCCTTCTGAGGATCGAGCCGCCCCATCGCGACGATCGACGGCCGCTTCGGCGCGGCGATCGCGACTGCCGGGAGGTCCGGGACCGGGTTCGGGATCACGACGATGCGTGCCCGCCACGCCGCCGGAAAGAAGTCGGCCGCGCCCTGCGTCTGGACGACGATCGTATGGGCCCACGGGTACACGCTGCGCCGGAGCGCGCGCCAACCCCAGGGAATCGTGTGGTGATGGGGATCGATCCGCTCCGAGACGACGACCGGGATACCGCGGCCGCGCGCCGCGATGAGCGCGAGCACGTTCGTGGCGTCGATGAACGATACGATCCTGTCGGGCTTCTCCTCCGCCACGAACCGGCGCAGGCGCCTGATCCGCTTCCCGTTGTTCGCGAGTGAATGAAGGAAGCTCGTCGAGCGCCGCTTGAGGTCGAGGGTGACGTGGCGTACCCGCGTGCTCAGCGGGTAGAACGGCGGCGCGCTTCCGTCATCGAAGGTCGCTAGGGTCACGTCCCAACCCGACTCGGCCCAGTAGCTGCAGAGGCGCGCGCTCACGCGCTCGGCGCCGCCGCACTCCAGCGAGGCGATGAAGAAGAGAAGCTTCACGTGACGAGCCGGGATGCTAGCACGCCGCAACGTCTACAATGACGCCGCATGTGCGGCTTCGCGGGAGCGTTCGACCCCGGCGCGGACTCGGCGACGATGACGCGCCGTCTGGGTGCCATGGCTGCCGCCCTCGCGCACCGCGGCCCCGACGACGAAGGGCTCTGGAACGATCCGTCGGCGGGAGTCGGCCTCGCCTTCCGGCGCCTCGCGATCCTCGACCTCAGCGCCTTTGGCCATCAGCCGATGGTCTCTGCCGGCGGTCGCTACGTCATCGCGTACAACGGCGAGGTGTTCAACTTCCAAGCGCTGCGCGACGAGCTCGAGGCCGGCGGTGCGAAATTCCGCGGCGGATCGGACACCGAGGTCATGCTCGCGGCGTTCGAGGCGTGGGGGATCGTCCCGTCGATCGCGCGCT
Coding sequences:
- a CDS encoding glycosyltransferase family 4 protein, which codes for MKLLFFIASLECGGAERVSARLCSYWAESGWDVTLATFDDGSAPPFYPLSTRVRHVTLDLKRRSTSFLHSLANNGKRIRRLRRFVAEEKPDRIVSFIDATNVLALIAARGRGIPVVVSERIDPHHHTIPWGWRALRRSVYPWAHTIVVQTQGAADFFPAAWRARIVVIPNPVPDLPAVAIAAPKRPSIVAMGRLDPQKGFDLLVDAFASIAASIPEWELTILGEGPERASLEARVARGGLAGRVHLPGRVTDVASVLNGAEIFVLSSRYEGFPNALLEAMAAGLAAVAFDCPSGPREIVRDGIDGILVPPGDVPALAEAVSSLARDPGRRRALGEKARGVLERFSMPAVAGMWSRVLDGAGTRES